The Ornithinibacillus sp. 4-3 region CGTTTTCTTCTTTACTTATTGGTAAAATAAATTATAATTAATTCGAGAGGCAAAATAATTTAGGGATGAGAAAAAATACATATTTCGGAACATTCTGTCTCTTGCAGGTAGAAAGTCTCTTTAAGCATAGAGCAAATAACAATGACATCCTGAAATGAGGGCATGATATGGAGAAAGAAAAGCTTTGGACGAAAGAGTTTGTTATTGTTGCCATGATGAGTTTCCTGCTTTCATTAATTTTCTTTTTATTAATTGTGACAATTGCTAGTTATGCTGTAGATGAATACAATGCTTCGACCAGTACAGCTGGTTTAGTATCTAGTATTTTTATCATTGGCTCTATTTTTGGTCGAATTGGTGCAGGTCGTATGATAGGGAAAGTTGGACCAAAGAAAATTTTATTTATTGGCTTAATATGCTTTTTAATTACTTCTATCTTTTATTTCTTTATGTTCAATTTAAGTACATTGATTATCAATCGTTTGATTAATGGAATAGCTATAGGAATCGCAAGTACAGCAACAGGAACAATTATAGCAGAGATTTTACCTGACTCTCGTAAAGGAGAGGGGATTGGCTACTATAGTTTAAGTGGGATTTTCGCAACAGCTATTGGACCTTTTATCGGTATTTTATTAATGAATTTAGAAAATGGATTTTTAGTTATTTTTATTATGAATGCAGTTTTCTCTGTTGTCTGTATCGCGGTTTACTTCTTGCTTAAATTAGATCAACCTATCCATGTAGTAGATAGTTCTATGGAGGTACGAGAAAATCATTGGATTG contains the following coding sequences:
- a CDS encoding MFS transporter — translated: MEKEKLWTKEFVIVAMMSFLLSLIFFLLIVTIASYAVDEYNASTSTAGLVSSIFIIGSIFGRIGAGRMIGKVGPKKILFIGLICFLITSIFYFFMFNLSTLIINRLINGIAIGIASTATGTIIAEILPDSRKGEGIGYYSLSGIFATAIGPFIGILLMNLENGFLVIFIMNAVFSVVCIAVYFLLKLDQPIHVVDSSMEVRENHWIEKFVELRAVPISFIALMIGFSYSGIMSFISFYAIEVDLVATASYFFIVYAIVVVCTRPFTGRILDMRGANIVVYPCLILFVLGMFLFSQATISWMLLLSAVLIGIGYGNFNSVAQAIAIKVTAPHRFGLAISTYFIFFDIGLGFGPYILGFFVPWIGYRGIFLCMAGLIALSIPCYYFLHGRRDRQLLSRAA